The Athalia rosae chromosome 4, iyAthRosa1.1, whole genome shotgun sequence DNA segment GtttgttaaattattttctttttttttttgcccccctCTCATTCAGGTTGGATTCATACGTTGGCCGACAGATTGAAGATATCCGTGCAAAACGTCACGCTCACAGAAAGTTATGTAACTGCATTATATTTCACATGCAGTAGTTTGACATCAGTCGGTTTTGGAAACGTTTCCGCAAATACATCGTCGGAGAAAATATGTTCCATATGTATCATGCTGATCGGAGGTATGGTGAATTGATCTTTTATTAACTCTTGGGATtccattccctttttttttttttgtcacgttaCAGTTGGATACTTAAAACAAGTTGTTGAAATAATAACAGACGAAGTAGAttgtaatgaaaatatgattttccttaatttaatttcttttgtGATTTTTGGCGGTATaccaacaaaaattttgacttcaggTATATCGGCGTTACAAACATTTCATGCGATTTGTGATCTGAGCAATTTTGTTAATCATGAAATGTACGCGCAGCTGATgtgtttctaattatttttatagctCTGATGCACGCGGTTGTATTTGGTAACGTAACCGCTATAATACAGAGAATGTATTCACGCCGTTCTCTGTATCAAACTAAATGGAGAGATTTAGAAGACTTTTTGGCATTGCATCAGATACCGGATGAGTTAAAGCAGAGAATGCAAGATTATTTTCAGACTATGTGGTCGCTTAATCACGGCATCGACATTCACGAGGTGAGGGAGGTGTGTAACGAGTATGTCTTCGTGTACCTAATACCTAATCGCACCCTTGGCTTCTCGTTTGTCATTTGTTATTTTGTACGTCCATATGCATCAGGGTGGTCCTTAACGgggttgttttcgaatttcgatgctCTCAGGGGCTTGGACGCTTCCAAATGAATTTAAAGAGATTCCCTGAAAATCTGAGCTTTTGATATAGACTCTAAGATAGTCATGGACTATCTTACAAGTTGATATTAAAAGCTCAGATTTTCAAGGAATCTTTTTAAATGTTTCTTTAAAGAATTTAAGCCCCTGAGagcatcgaaattcgaaaacaaccctgttaaggaccaccctaatatacgtacaacatTTATATGTACCTAGTCTACGCGTGCGTATATATTTAATCCACTTATTCAGGCGGCAGCTTAACACATTTGAACAAACACAGACCGATCGAACGTGAGATCGAACGTAAGCTTCGTAAAACAGAAATACCCTATCGGGGATGAAAGCTCCATACCCATGGCCGTTACGGTACTGAATATGGAACGGATAAAATGCATTCCCAAAATTCATTTGATCACCGTTGATTCGGTATTTACATGCTCGACAAATTGCCCGTTCTCTTTGTCTTCTCCTCTCCcctctctttccctttttcttttattcattttcaggaTTACTCTGATCATATTATAATTGAGAATAAATATGCATACGATTAATACCGAACAGACGATTATTTTGTTTCCCTCCCTCCTCGTGTCAATTAAACGTTCCCCCATTcactttttgttattttttccaacgcgatggcctcgaaattttcaaacggacTATTCTTATTACATACTCATAAATCTTTGCAGCCGCCCGCTTGCTTACACTAAACCCTCCTTTATGGTTGTATTTGTTACATGTATTATTTGTTACGTAGTAAAATTATGTTTACTAAACTGTGTtagttgaagaaaagaaaaaagaaaaatgtgattAACCGTATTTCGgattgtgaaatttatttttataactaaTCGGTATAACAAATGACTAATGAACGCACCTTTTATGAAATACTGTACAGAAAGTTTTGAGATTCTGAAAGATTTTATCAGTAACAAGTAATGAATTTGTTTCACAGACCCTCAAGGAGTTTCCCGAAGAACTTCGCGGCGATGTGTCGATGCATCTTCACCGAGAAATTTTGAGCTTACCAATATTTGAGGCGGCTTCTCAGGGCTgcttaaaattattatcacttCATATTAGAAGTAATTTTTGCGCCCCAGGTGAATTTCTCATTCACAAAGGTGACGCTCTTTCGTATATTTACTACCTCTGTAACGGATCCATGGAGGTCGTACAAAACAGTATGGTAGTCGCCATTTTGGGTAAATaatattcatcaaatttcACAATTGCGGCTTTCTTAGTAAACTTTTCCAAATTCTGATGGTCCCTTtttttgaatatacatatgttttttttttcatgtgaaGGGAAAGGAGATTTGGTCGGCTGTGATATGAGCATACATCTTCACAATGGAAGTAACGGGGGTGGAACGGGGGGTGGAGGATCAGTGCCTACGGATGTTGTGGTAAAATCTAGCTGTGATGTGAAAGCTCTTACTTACTGCGATCTTAAGTGCATCAATATGCAAGGACTTGTTGACGTTCTTCGTCTATATCCTGAATATCAACACGAGTTCGCTCACGATATTCAGCACGATCTCACCTACAATCTTCGCGAAGGTTACGAAGCCGAGGTAATTTCTGAATATCGTCGCGAAAGAACAGCAGTTTCACATCAaccgattttttccattttactttttttcactcctcgaTCTCCCCATTTtacttaaaatttttcgctttcgctCTGTAAAATTTCAGCAAGAGGGTGACATGAACGGTGTTCCGTCATTGACGCTTCCATCGATCAGCGAAGACGATGAAAACATTCCCGAGGAGGGTGAAACCTCGCCACTTTCTCCACCCAATAAATCTCCGCTACACGCGGGCTCCAGTCCAAGGCACGCCAAGTTTAGGTAGAGAatatattcgaataaaaaaatgttattccgAACAGCGATCGATCTGGTTTTTCACGCAATCGTAATGTACAACGCTTTCAGAGATGAGTATAAAGAAAATAGACGAGTGACAAGGGGCGCTTTGGTCAGAGGAAGGGCTGCCGTGAtagctcaggaatccgtaGAAGAACACATCAGGGGATCGGTGGAGAGGCTGGACACTCAGGTTTCGACTCTCCATCAGGACGTGGCGACGCTCAGTTACGAGGTGTTTATAGATTTGATGgatcgaaagaaaatcgagGGTGTTCGATAATGTTactcaataaatttttactttaattATCGAAGGTTCGAAACGCCATTCAGGCGTTGCAAATGTTCGCGAGTTCGCCTCAGAGCAACCCAAATTTACCAGCACCATCGGGACGCGGTAGCGGATATTTGGCGAGAAGTTCGTCCCATCCTCCCGATGCACTTTGTTGGGATCCACCCAGACTGTCGAACGCGATAACGCAGACGGACTGGCCGGTCGATATGTTCGAGGCGTGGGTCTTGGCGAATTCCCATAGAGTTTTAAGGATTTTAGGACTCGATCCCGATGTCATATTGGGGGCAACGCCGCGCTCTCCTACCCCTTCACCTTCGTCGCCACCCCCGCCACCCTACGAACCGCTCTCTCCGATTCCAACTTCACCGCCTCAATCGCCAGGTAAAAACGAGGGTAGTTTTGATCTCACCATTTTCAGATAATCATCGAtctagaaagaaagaaaaaacatttttttatcgaattcaTTTAGGTAATAACAATTACGCGTTCAACAATAATCGAGAAGATACGAACGAAGTTGTTACGTCGAGGGGTGGTTGTCAGCAACCGTCAACgttgcaacaacaacagcaacaacggTGCTGGGATCATCGTAGTAAATTGTCGCATCGTTTTAGCGCGGGCGACGCCGATAATTCGTCGCCTCATTATCAGGCGTTCAATTCACTCCATCGTTTGCCCGAGTCGAGATCGCTGAAGTTCGATCCTTTCGATAGTTGAACTGAAACGTAGGGGGTAATTTCCGGGTTGAAAATCGGTTAAATTCGCCCTTGGAAGAAGGCTGCTGTGATGTACCGACGGATATTACGACGCGATGCTGACCGGgggaaacgagaaacgaaaagaaagaaatagcgaaagaaaaaaaagaagaaaaagcaagAAAGCGCAAGTGGCGAAGGagtaaaacgaatgaaattcaaagtcaAAGTATGAAGAGACAGGATTAGAGATCAAGAGACTTATGATCCCTTTGTATGAGCTATCGCTGAGAAACCCTGCAGGGCTTTCTGCCcgccgaagaaaagaaaaaaggtccGTATCATACGTATTCCGAGGGATCTATCGCGCGAATTTGCTTCagacacagaaaaaaaaacaaaaaaaggaaagaaagataagtaattttattcataaattgtacaaaaaaaaaaattatttaaattaataCGTGAGTATACCGATTCGTGAGCGGATAAAACTCGGAGATTCAGTCGAGAAATATTACCGAACTCCGGATTATCAATATGCAAAATTGAAGGACTGCGGCGAAACCTGAATGAAGCTACGCCGGTATTGATGTGAATATGgattatttatatgtaaataattaattaagcaTATCAGGTGGAACGGCCGTATATATTTCCCTTGAAAATATAGTAATACATGATTTTATtcgtaaatttcatttttatagtaGTGCCTAACCACCGGAAACACACAAAAATGTTCTCACGCGGAACAAGTAAAAtgcaatcaattttatcaagTAAGTGTTGATAAGCTGTTGGTATATTTAAGTCaagaaaatattctatatGTAAACCTTATATTAATGATAGTCAAtacgaataatattattatacatgtatagattATCAAGTAGACTAGCGTGTATACTTAAACCAATCATTTATCATTctccgatgaaaaagaaaattttggaaaagagaTTCTTAGGAATTTGTCGcacacagttttttttttcttcaacagcTTGAAATTAAATTAGTTTAATACTTCGATCATTCCATTTTGCAGAAATATCGATAATCCCCAATCAATGATTAGTTCGAAAACcatcggtaaaaaatttttagcagtctttgaaatatttttattttctgtacaGGAAAgtgtgaattaaaaaatcattccaactgtttttttttgctaatacTGCAAAGGTTCTCTTCTGTTTTAACTCTTATTCACGCATGAAATAGATATTTTATCGACACATTCTTTTGCGAGTAGCTAGAAAATTCATATAGTTACAAAACTACGATTTTATTCACGAAGACCTCTTCGATGTGAATGTTCTAATTAAATCGTGAACATAGTAATCGCGCtgataaaaatcatcgttttaatgtaataattaaggaggaaaaaaaagaagaagaaaaatattaacaacTTGTACGTAATCAGCCTATACATCCATAATGAAATCTTTGGAAATATCTATTGCTGTAGAAGttgcattattatattatattgaatAGATAGAAAGCTCATAAAAAACATCGTATAATTAGTTTGACGAGACACAATGagaatgttatatatataaatgagaaTATACGGTAAACATAAATCtgaagaataattaataaatcgtCATAAGTAATAAATTAACTAAATGCTACTTGATGTTTGTAAATAATGGACAAGTAATATTCAAAACGCGTGTGATAAGGGCACGGCTTTGGCCATGCACGATTCTATTTGTTCAATTGGGTGGGTAATATCGTCACTGTAATTAAAGAAAAGTGGCTCTCGGagggatttgtttttttttttttacttcaactcGAAAActtgtggaaaaaatatttcaactcattgaaaaatcagaattctttgattttctgaTCAAACGTTGAACAACGTTCGTCCGAACGATGGTGATTATGATAATTCATCCctagccatttttttttctattcttttttttggaagagaaaaaaatttcatgaattaCAGTGATTGTAAtactattttataaatatttcatatattttgttaTACTATTTCTATGCTCTCTACGTTAcgattgaaatataatatttatctatCCATCTTTTACGCTCACGTACCTATAGTTATGATAAATTTCTAAAGTTTGGTAcacaaatattataaattatagtGATACTATATATGCttatgtataacgtaatatCTACATCTCACAATTagaacgatagaaaaattatttattcaaaatcgaagacacaaaggaagttgaaaaagaacgaagtaCGTCACTCACATATCTATATTAAACGCATTGATTAGTACCACTTCTAGTCAAGCTTTCCAATTCTGAAAAAAGACCACGAATTATATCGTAAATTCACAACAATAATCCATGATCAATTATCAATCCTTCtttaatttgacttttttgtCATTCCGTCGCATCCATCTGATTCTAACaaattggtttttctttctgcaTTCTCTTTACATTCGAGTTGGAATATAATTCGCGGTCTACGATCGGTAAATCTttgcctatatgtatatccaaatAAACTGGTGTGATaggataataatttgaaaatcacaAATGTCGTAGAgaagcaataaaaataaatgaatgaaacaaatatcgTCCACCGTATAGTGAAATAATACCTGCTTTtacgttacatatattttgaaaaaaaaaaaatggcactGATTATTATTTGCAACGcaaatttattcttcattcattttattttaaattttttatcgtcgtaaTTTTCCTAGGAACAGTGCGGTgtgatcgataaaaaatgatggaCGACTGTCGGTGCGATATGATGCGATACgttgatgaaattttagaaaacCATTAACATCGTGCGCAATGCGAAAAGAGATATTTTAAATTAAACGGATGTATTagtcggaggaaaaaataattcacaggTGCAGGTCACTtattaattatgaataaatgtaGTTATAACTTCGTATCACGAGAGTGTAATACAGATTTAACATACATATCTTGATTATGgaatcgaaattcgaacgttaatagataatatacatatacctataatatacaataaatatacgATATAGAAAATTAAGTTCttcaggaaatttttctcaaaataacAGCCACGTACACATTGGTTTATCATGATTTTATTGTTCatcaaattataataattgataaactcggtaaatttattttttaaatatataattgtCCATCGATGATCTATCATTACATTGATATATGCTCtcgtgtaaattttcaaagaacatACATACTATGATGTGAATATCCATATATCTGTTCATACACtatattcattaatttacttcgtttttttcgttgaatgAACAAATTATGAGTGAATTGAAACTAacgatatgtataataaagatgatgaaaatttaaagtacctatatataatgtCGTTATGATCCTAAAAAGTAGCGAAatataattcgaaaatattgCCAATTGATATTCTCTGACTTCGGTCTTTCGAATAAAAGTATTGATCGTGGACTCTGCAAGTGCAGGGGAAACACAGCGATTCAGCAATTGTTGAAATTCATTGTCTACTTCGGTGTAATTTGGGAGTAGGGAGAGAGGGAGTAACGaccgtttaaaatttttttctttaatttagttttctttttctcaaaggGTGTCTGATTCACCTACGCGCAGCTGCACCATCGTGATGctgcaataataatttataggtGTAATAACCCCGAGAAAATTCTTTCTGTTGGTCTACCGCCTAGAGAACATGACTCACCATCAAAGGCGACAGACATTTATAGATTATAGTATaccagaaatgaaagaaaatatatcgaagaagaaactgattcaattttgaataataCATATTCTCTAAAATCCCCAAAAATTGATATCTCGAAATTCAAAGTCTCAGGCGTTCagagcgataaaaattaatacgaACCGTATTTGAAATCGCCCGCGATCAGTGTGAATAAATGACACAAGAGAGCAGTAGTAGTAGGTACTAAATCTGTTACTACTACAGTCCCAGCACCACACGCACATTTTCAGTCGCTTTATACCCCTCGAGGTACGCGGATATCAATGAGTTTGATTTCCTGAATTGTGAGACGGGTATACTCATTGTGTAGTTAACGGCTTGGGAAAGAAGACGTGAGCGTGTGGTTAGTTTGACAGTACGCGTTGGTGCGTCAAGTGTGCGACAAGTGTCTTCTTGCTTTTGTTGTTAGTTATTAGACATATTAGTCTAACGATCCCTTTGGAGTTGCCCGACACAGGGTGTGGTGGTGTCCGTTTATTTATAGAACTATAAAGGCGTTTCAAAGTGAGTACAGGTTGAATTCTTCAAACGAAAAACTTTACTATATCTTGTGGGTTAGTTAGTCAAATCTTCTGACGTATTGCTTAATTAGCCGGGCTATTTCCATGAGTCACATATCCAGTGTTATGACGTATCGAGATTTATCGGAATTAAATTACAGCagtttttttatcgatcacGTCTCTGCTATTTTTCTGAATTGAAACGATAACCTGTATAATAATCgaactatatatgtatttataaatatcgTTTGCTAATGTCATAAGAATGTCAAAGAAGTGCAAGATAACAAAGACGAGATTTTCCATTTAATGGGGCTGGTTTTTCTGGGTTTATTTCTCCACTATCTCTATAATTATCAGCATTCGTTATCACGACTCATACTTGTGTTCAAAAATCATTTATACTCAAAACTGCATTTGTAATTTACCTTATTTAGAACTAGTGGCTCGACTTTGTTATTTGAAATGTGTTGAATCGTCCATTCAACTAATCAAGAACTGTGTGAATAAGATAAGAGAACCTGCTAGCAGGGATCATTTCGCTATCACATAAGTTTCTACCACAtcccatatacatacatgtgcatgacgaaataaataacacTGATTCATCAGGGAagtagatttatttttcgtggaATGACACATTGCGCAATTCCCATGTGGCCTCCAGCTACTAGGTTTTTGGTCATTAGAccgaatcattttttgttaAGTTTGAGGTTTAGCATAACTAGTCTTACCATTCTGTATATCTGGTATATCTCTAAATTTATAAGTTCactatattttttaaacaatgtATATTCACTATTTGTTCTGTTATCCAACAAAATTATAGATAAACTGTGATCATATATTTACACCATACATTTGATAGAATGGTAATTACCatttactttcgttttttccagaAAAACTATATCAAAATGTCGCTGTATCCATCTTTAGAAGACATGAAAGTCGACCATATGATTAAGGTAGGTGAATGTACTTTGAACTCTGACTCTTTGACTATTCTTTGCGTGTTTTCCACAGCATATGATTGTCAATAATTCATGTATCTTGTCCAATCAATAGGGGTTGCTTATACCCATTGTATCTACCCCCATGTCTTTGTCTCTAGGCTCAACTTCAAGCAGAGCAACAATATACTCCTCACCCTACACCGGTGCAGTCAGCTCCCATTCCAAACACAGGAACTCCTTCTGCACCTGCACATCATATTTTATACCCATCTCTTGGTGATTATATGGGATTGGAACTCAGCGAGGATGTAATAGCTCAAAATATGCCTGAGTATGCATTAGTCAACAGACAATCGGTATGTTATTTCTTGTGAGTCTGATTTTCTCTTGCCAGAATGTacagtaattattataatccgCTAACGATTTTTTACAGACAGCCGTAGCACCTCTGCCTTCATCAACCGGAGGATTATCAGGCATGATTGCCCCACTCTCTGGGAATTCAGTTGGCTTACACAAAGGGCATGTTACTAATGGTATTCGAGAAGTGAGTATTTTTGCTCAGTACACGATCATGATAATCTTCAGTTATAAATACATTGCCATATGCTGTGATTGTGTCTTATTCTCATCTAGTTAATCCTTTGCAAAGAcaaggatggaaaaattggccTTAGAGTACATCCGGTAAATaacggaattttcgtttgtctCGTGAGCCCGGATTCCCCAGCTGTAATGGCAGGGCTACGTTTCGGTGATCAAATCTTGGAAATCAACGGAATCACCGTAGCTGGCTATTCCATGGATCAGGTGCACAAAATATTACGTAAAGCTCCTGAGAATGGAATCAGAGTCGTTGTCAGAGATAGGTACGTTATGACTGgtggatattattttttattctttaagaTCATCTGATGAAAAGGTTTGGCATCAGGTTTGTGtgacgaatgaatatttatgtTGTCGTTACACAGACCATTCGAAAGAAGCATCACATTGCACAAGGACAGTGTTGGACACATCGGGTTCCAGTTCAAAAATGGGAAGATTACAGCTTTGGTAAAAGATTCTTCGGCTGCTAGGAATGGATTATTGACCGATCATCAGCTCCTCGAAGTTAACGGCAAGGTATTGAATAACTCTCTCGCATTTCGTGTTCActttagaattttttatcgaacatAAGTGCTACTGattttaccaaaaaatgtgtttttatttttttcttttccagaaCGTGGTTGGATTGAAGGACAAAGAAATCGGTGCCGAAATCGAAAAGGGTGGCGATATCATCACGATTACAATCATTCCCTCGTATATCTACGATCACATGATCAAGAAGTATGTTTCATGCGGACCCCACGAAAAGATCTGTTTCCTTGCAttgcgatgatatttttttcactttctgttCCAGAATGTCCGGAAGCCTACTGAAATCAGCGATGGACCATTCAGTGCCAAATCTTTAGAGCAGAAAAGCTGAAGGTAATTCgccaaatgtttttttttttcttttcaatatcgATCCATCCAAGTTTCATGTGAATTATCAAGAACAGCTGAAATACTTATTCATATTAATTACGATCATTAATCATCTGATCatacgttaatttttttttattttttaatcttcaaTTCGGATAAGTTGCGTATATAGATTCCTCTTCGGTACCGTGGATTAGTAACCCCGAATTAgtaacgtacgtgtttttATATCGCCGTATATTTGTGTCTAACGTTTTTGACACGAAAACGCCCAAACGCCATTGCCTTATTCGTTCACGCACTTTTTTATATGtgttggatgaaaataatagagTAATTATTAAGCCCTCCCACTAAGTTATGACGGCGAAGTGCATTAGAAAGGAGAGTGATTTCTTACCGAAATTACTGAGCCCAACAATCTTAACTCATTAAAGGGAAAGAATTGGTGTACACAATTCGTAGACAGGTGATCGGCAGCATGAGAGTCGTATAATTAATGCGATCGGATATTTTGTGATATGGTTATTAGCTGCCTTATATAATTGCTGCGTTCCGATTTCAAAGTAATTCAGAATCGGTGGATGCCCAAGTGATATTTGCTCGATACCTGTTTGCGATTTGTTGTTCAATCGTGGTTTTACAAAGTTAGTCGTATgtccctctttccctctttccctctttccctctttttcatcccctccgAAGCGAATCCTCGTTCACCAGGATTTCGTATTGCAAAAGTACATGATATgtaatcgtgaaatttttagtACCATGATGTCTAGTTATTACTATAGTATTAGCTATCTTCcagattaaaattattcaactactacgtatattatacaatatctaTAAACTTATTACTATATGATATTTTATTACCAAAACTTATGTATAACAGTTACTAATAGAGTTACGAATCTCCTTAGTGCcgtcgtatataggtataagatATATCTTGTTTATATATAATTTGTTACTTTCTTCATGATTCTCTAGTGCCACTAtatgaacgaaatgaaaaaatatagcatatatgtatacacacaattTATTCAGAGTATACCTTtagaaatatgtattttcaatAGTCAAACACAAACt contains these protein-coding regions:
- the LOC105690003 gene encoding syntenin-1-like, which produces MSLYPSLEDMKVDHMIKAQLQAEQQYTPHPTPVQSAPIPNTGTPSAPAHHILYPSLGDYMGLELSEDVIAQNMPEYALVNRQSTAVAPLPSSTGGLSGMIAPLSGNSVGLHKGHVTNGIRELILCKDKDGKIGLRVHPVNNGIFVCLVSPDSPAVMAGLRFGDQILEINGITVAGYSMDQVHKILRKAPENGIRVVVRDRPFERSITLHKDSVGHIGFQFKNGKITALVKDSSAARNGLLTDHQLLEVNGKNVVGLKDKEIGAEIEKGGDIITITIIPSYIYDHMIKKMSGSLLKSAMDHSVPNL